Proteins encoded by one window of Oscillatoria sp. FACHB-1406:
- a CDS encoding hemolysin family protein, whose amino-acid sequence MSGIAFEIFFILLLIVANGVFSGSEIAIVSSRRVRLEQLAKNGDRKAKLALKLANSPNNFLSTVQIGITLIGILSGAVGGATLAQRLEGLLGSIPLLYPYREVLSFAIVVSIITYLSLVVGELVPKRLALNSPEPIACAVAGPMRWLSRAAAPVVYLLGISTDLLLKMLGLRESQESPVTEEEIKILLDQATQAGTFEEAERQLVGRVFRLGDRPIRALMTPRTEIVWLDLNKPLNENWEIAIASGYSRFPVGHGSLDRCLGIARLRNLFEASMAGETINLEAKLQSPLYVTETMQSLKVLELFKKEGTRVALVSDEYGGIEGLVTLSDLVEALVGELPSLEDLDEPMSVRREDGSWLLDGLLSADDLKDLLNREVLPYEARGEYHTLGGLMMTHLGHIPTAGEYFEWSGLRFEVMDMDGIRVDKVLVSELPAEPTLPESGAD is encoded by the coding sequence GAGTCTTTTCCGGATCGGAAATCGCCATCGTTTCCTCCCGACGGGTACGCTTGGAGCAACTGGCCAAAAATGGCGATCGCAAAGCCAAACTCGCGCTCAAACTCGCCAATTCGCCCAACAACTTCCTCTCCACCGTCCAAATCGGCATTACCCTAATCGGTATTCTTAGTGGTGCGGTGGGCGGCGCGACTCTGGCCCAACGCTTAGAAGGATTGCTGGGCAGCATTCCCCTCCTGTACCCCTACCGGGAGGTTCTAAGTTTCGCGATCGTCGTTAGCATCATCACTTACCTATCCTTAGTCGTCGGCGAACTCGTTCCCAAGCGCCTTGCCCTCAATAGCCCCGAACCGATTGCCTGCGCCGTCGCAGGACCAATGCGCTGGCTCTCGCGCGCGGCTGCGCCCGTCGTGTATCTGTTAGGGATATCCACCGATCTCTTGCTCAAAATGTTGGGCTTGCGGGAATCTCAAGAGTCGCCCGTGACGGAGGAAGAAATTAAAATTTTGCTCGATCAGGCAACGCAGGCGGGAACTTTTGAAGAAGCAGAACGCCAACTGGTGGGGCGAGTGTTTCGGCTCGGGGATCGCCCGATTCGAGCGTTGATGACTCCGCGCACCGAAATTGTCTGGCTCGATCTCAATAAACCTCTAAACGAAAACTGGGAAATCGCGATCGCGAGCGGTTATTCTCGATTTCCGGTGGGACATGGCAGTTTAGACCGCTGTTTGGGGATTGCGCGCCTTCGCAACTTATTTGAAGCTTCAATGGCTGGCGAGACTATCAATCTGGAAGCTAAACTGCAATCGCCCCTGTACGTGACCGAAACCATGCAATCTTTAAAGGTGCTGGAACTTTTTAAAAAAGAAGGAACCCGCGTTGCGCTGGTGAGTGACGAGTACGGGGGAATCGAAGGCTTGGTGACGCTCAGCGATTTAGTAGAAGCTTTAGTCGGCGAACTACCTTCTTTAGAAGATTTAGACGAACCGATGTCGGTGCGACGAGAAGATGGTTCTTGGTTGCTGGATGGCTTGCTTTCTGCCGATGACTTGAAAGATCTCTTAAATCGAGAAGTCCTGCCCTACGAAGCGCGGGGCGAATATCATACCCTCGGCGGCTTGATGATGACCCATTTGGGGCATATTCCGACAGCAGGAGAATATTTTGAGTGGAGCGGATTGCGCTTTGAAGTGATGGATATGGATGGGATTCGGGTCGATAAGGTGCTGGTGAGCGAATTACCGGCAGAACCAACACTGCCAGAATCGGGAGCGGATTAA
- the psaM gene encoding photosystem I reaction center subunit XII: MTDAQVLIALVIALIPGILAIRLSTELYK; this comes from the coding sequence ATGACCGATGCGCAAGTTCTCATTGCTTTGGTGATTGCTTTAATCCCCGGCATTTTAGCGATTCGTCTTTCGACCGAACTCTATAAATAA
- the rppA gene encoding two-component system response regulator RppA → MRILLVDDEVEFTESLSEILTREGYEVDVAGNGTLGLQLAQQKVYDLLVLDWMMPQLSGLSLCQQLRDRGSVAPILFLTAKDTIDDRVVGLDAGADDYLVKPFELRELLARVRALLRRAVEQIPTPAPANLSQKLKVDDLELDRDNQLAYRNNRAIELSEKETQLLEYFMQYPGQLLVHEQIYQQLWAEDAPPSSNVLAALVRLLRRKIEQKGEIPLIHTVYGKGYRFGIIER, encoded by the coding sequence ATGCGTATTTTATTGGTTGACGATGAAGTTGAATTTACGGAATCTTTAAGTGAAATTCTGACTCGCGAAGGCTATGAAGTCGATGTGGCGGGGAACGGAACGTTGGGATTGCAACTCGCGCAACAAAAAGTTTACGACTTGCTGGTGCTGGATTGGATGATGCCGCAATTATCCGGTTTGTCGTTGTGCCAGCAATTGCGCGATCGCGGTTCGGTTGCCCCAATTTTATTTTTAACCGCTAAGGATACCATCGACGATCGCGTTGTCGGTTTGGATGCGGGGGCGGACGATTATTTAGTTAAACCCTTTGAGTTGCGAGAATTGTTGGCGCGAGTGCGGGCGTTGTTGCGCCGCGCCGTCGAACAAATCCCCACTCCAGCCCCCGCGAACCTTTCCCAAAAACTCAAAGTTGACGATCTCGAACTCGATCGCGACAATCAACTCGCTTACCGCAACAATCGCGCGATCGAACTCTCAGAAAAAGAGACGCAATTACTCGAATATTTTATGCAATATCCCGGTCAACTTCTCGTTCACGAACAAATTTATCAACAGTTGTGGGCAGAAGATGCACCGCCCAGCAGCAATGTTTTGGCTGCTTTAGTCCGATTATTGCGCCGAAAAATCGAGCAGAAAGGAGAAATTCCGCTCATTCATACCGTTTATGGAAAAGGCTATCGGTTCGGCATTATTGAGCGTTAA
- a CDS encoding glycosyltransferase family 2 protein encodes MVLPSFSIVLETENLANADLEGLTKSLASLAHQDLSPNCANEVWLIESGDTPLDLLDRLCKQYPWIKIHQAPLDTGYYKAKMLGAELATGEVVVYFDSDCIYEPQWLRMLLETFSEHEEVQIVAGETMTRGVGIYGTAMAIAYIFPPFSGQTSPSKTRQYFLNNVAFRRDFLLQHPIPLDLPLYRGNCDIHARNLIREGYVLWKQPRARATHAPPSSLSHFFWRFLLIGHDYYWQTRLAAQKNLRSEESLKGANGKLQIFRDRFAKMIAEDSRHLIYFPLAIPVALSSAVLVAIGYFITAWKPHLLLATYEQILID; translated from the coding sequence ATGGTACTCCCTAGCTTTTCTATCGTTCTTGAAACCGAAAACTTGGCAAACGCCGATCTTGAGGGATTGACGAAATCCTTAGCCTCCCTCGCCCATCAAGATTTGTCGCCCAACTGCGCGAACGAAGTTTGGTTAATCGAAAGCGGCGATACGCCTCTCGATTTGCTCGATCGCTTATGCAAGCAGTACCCTTGGATTAAAATCCATCAAGCGCCCCTCGATACTGGGTACTATAAAGCCAAGATGCTCGGTGCGGAACTCGCAACGGGGGAAGTGGTCGTTTATTTCGATTCCGACTGTATCTACGAACCGCAATGGTTGCGAATGCTGTTAGAGACTTTTTCTGAACATGAAGAAGTTCAAATTGTTGCGGGCGAAACGATGACGCGGGGAGTCGGAATTTATGGAACGGCGATGGCGATTGCTTACATTTTTCCGCCCTTCTCCGGGCAAACTTCCCCCAGCAAAACTCGCCAATATTTTCTCAATAATGTAGCGTTTCGTCGCGATTTTCTCTTGCAGCATCCGATTCCCCTCGATTTACCGCTATATCGCGGCAATTGCGATATTCACGCCCGCAATTTAATCCGCGAAGGTTACGTGCTTTGGAAACAACCGCGCGCAAGGGCAACCCACGCACCGCCTTCGAGTTTATCGCACTTTTTCTGGCGATTTTTGCTCATCGGTCACGATTATTATTGGCAAACGCGACTGGCTGCACAGAAAAATTTGCGATCGGAGGAAAGCTTGAAGGGCGCGAACGGAAAGTTGCAAATCTTCCGCGATCGCTTTGCTAAAATGATAGCAGAAGATTCCCGTCATTTAATCTATTTTCCTTTAGCAATTCCCGTTGCGTTGAGTTCGGCAGTTTTAGTTGCCATCGGCTATTTTATAACGGCTTGGAAGCCGCATTTATTGCTAGCAACCTACGAACAAATTTTAATAGACTAG
- a CDS encoding methyltransferase domain-containing protein produces the protein MLELTHCVRSKTQLGKPTEYFTLLAIVANSLNLNSYKQQIADLYSRRSPSYDEGDWHPRIARRLLEYTHLAPGQRILDIATGTGLIALEASPIVGSQGRVIGVDISEGMLEKAQRKVDALGFKNIELLLADAETLNFPEDYFDRVFCSSALIWMSDLTAALRLWHRFLKPGGLIGFHAFADTAFIGGVLSQKILQKYGVSLTLNQPTGTIEKCYELLKNAGFEAIKIEPEQYGSYVTFEYARRMWTGKDYPAPGQFPNPLARLSEIELQQAEREFETALKALQGDRGIWNDITIFFARGRKRI, from the coding sequence ATGCTGGAATTGACGCATTGCGTCCGCAGCAAAACTCAACTTGGCAAACCGACTGAATATTTTACCTTACTCGCGATCGTGGCAAATTCCCTGAACCTAAACAGTTACAAACAACAAATTGCCGACCTCTACAGTCGTCGCAGTCCGAGCTACGATGAGGGAGACTGGCATCCGAGAATCGCGCGCCGCCTGCTTGAATATACGCACCTTGCCCCCGGACAGCGCATTTTGGATATCGCCACCGGAACGGGGTTAATTGCCCTAGAAGCATCGCCAATTGTCGGTTCCCAAGGACGAGTGATTGGTGTGGACATTTCCGAAGGGATGTTAGAGAAAGCGCAACGCAAAGTTGATGCCCTTGGCTTCAAGAATATCGAATTATTGCTGGCAGATGCCGAAACCTTAAACTTTCCCGAAGATTATTTCGATCGCGTCTTCTGTTCTTCTGCTTTAATTTGGATGTCGGACTTAACCGCCGCCCTACGCCTCTGGCATCGCTTCCTCAAACCGGGCGGATTAATCGGTTTCCATGCCTTCGCCGATACCGCTTTTATTGGCGGCGTTCTTTCTCAAAAAATTTTGCAAAAGTACGGCGTATCGTTAACCTTAAATCAACCGACGGGAACGATCGAAAAATGTTACGAACTGTTGAAAAACGCTGGATTTGAAGCGATTAAAATCGAGCCGGAACAGTACGGAAGTTACGTGACTTTTGAGTATGCAAGAAGAATGTGGACGGGCAAAGATTATCCCGCGCCCGGTCAATTTCCCAATCCTCTAGCTCGGCTTTCTGAGATTGAGTTACAACAAGCAGAACGAGAGTTTGAGACAGCGTTAAAGGCGTTGCAGGGCGATCGCGGCATCTGGAACGATATTACAATCTTTTTTGCCAGGGGAAGGAAAAGGATATAG